The Notamacropus eugenii isolate mMacEug1 chromosome 4, mMacEug1.pri_v2, whole genome shotgun sequence DNA window ccatcttccttcaaggttcaataGCTCAATTACCACTTTCTAAGTTTCCCATCATTTCTTGGTCTGCAACCAGCTCTTCTTTATTGGTGAAAAGTAGGTCCAGAAGAGCAACCATTCTCATaacttttctatctttttaaaaaacaaaatgatcagGCCGCTTTGCAAACGCCGCCACCAGGAGTCCTCGTCTGGGTGCAGTCGCCTGGACACCGATCCCCACCGCCCCTTCCTCTGCCGTCGCGCCCAGCCCAGGAATCTGTGGGCATGGCCAACCCCAACGTGTACTTTGACATCACCGTCAATAATGAGCCCCTGGGCTGGATTACTTTCGAGCTCTTTGCAAACAAGATTCCAAACACAGCAGAAAACTTCCATGCTCTGAGCACTGGAGAGAAGGGAATTGGTTACAAGAGCTCCTGCTTACACAGAATCATTCCTGGGTTCATGTGCCAGGGTGGTGACTTCACATGCCATAATGGCACTGGTGGCAAGTCCATGTATGGGGAGAAATTTGCTGATGAGAACTTCGTCCTGAAGCACACTGGTCCTGGCATCTTGTCCATGGCAAATGCTGGACCCAACACAAATGGCtcccagtttttcatctgtatCGTTAAGACTGATTGGTTGGATGGCAAGCATGTGGTCGTTGGCCAAGTGAAAGAATGCATGAACATAGTGGAAGCCATGGAGCATTTCCGTTCTGGGGATGGCAAGACCAGCAAGAAGATCGCTACTGCTGACTGTGGACAGCTCTCATaagtttttttgtttagttttttgtcTTAACCATCAAACCATTCCTCTGTAGCTGGAGAGAGCACCCTCACATCCCATCTGCTATTACACCTGTAATCCTTGTGCTCTCGCTGCAATTCTCTTtggatttcatttcctttttccttccacaaGTCTGGCTAGACAACAGAGTTAAGTTTACGattatgaaataaaaactaaagtaaaaaaaatgaaatgatcagtATTAAAAATGTATGAGCTGCCTTATGATTTGATCAGAGACACACATTAATGGATGTCCAGAAAAAGGAAGTCCCCACTACAAATATATCCTTTTCCATTCTCTAATGg harbors:
- the LOC140501015 gene encoding peptidyl-prolyl cis-trans isomerase A-like, which codes for MANPNVYFDITVNNEPLGWITFELFANKIPNTAENFHALSTGEKGIGYKSSCLHRIIPGFMCQGGDFTCHNGTGGKSMYGEKFADENFVLKHTGPGILSMANAGPNTNGSQFFICIVKTDWLDGKHVVVGQVKECMNIVEAMEHFRSGDGKTSKKIATADCGQLS